The following proteins come from a genomic window of Yinghuangia sp. ASG 101:
- a CDS encoding sortase gives MTTPDLTKPGAPTSATAVATAPTAPPRHPPRPEPAEAPTTGGSGPGTKPASATRPAWDPFTTAGVAFGLIVALLGGFVLYLATVSDFQQARTQRQLFDRISEDFYNAVGPLGGDIKAGTPIAILEIPSIGLKQVVVEGTTAKQLRSGPGHVRNTSLPGGFGNSVLMGKEWSYGGPFGDIDRLKNGQKIQVTTQQGEFTYVVSDKKHVGKGDDDVIAPGGDHRLTLVTADSWIRPDGRTAVIADLQGQFQVAEPGRTRTIGEEEKGTGGEAGAGMALLLWAQAFAVVCGAMAWALRRYDRRVTLVLGVPTTIAVLWALYDTASRLLPATL, from the coding sequence ATGACCACCCCGGACCTCACCAAACCCGGCGCCCCGACCAGCGCCACCGCCGTCGCCACGGCCCCGACCGCGCCACCACGACATCCCCCGCGGCCGGAACCGGCCGAGGCCCCCACGACGGGCGGCAGCGGGCCGGGGACCAAGCCCGCCTCCGCCACCCGCCCGGCCTGGGACCCCTTCACCACCGCGGGCGTCGCCTTCGGCCTGATCGTCGCCCTGCTCGGCGGATTCGTGCTCTACCTCGCGACCGTCTCCGACTTCCAGCAGGCCCGCACCCAGCGCCAACTCTTCGACCGCATCTCGGAGGACTTCTACAACGCCGTCGGTCCCCTCGGCGGCGACATCAAGGCCGGCACCCCGATCGCGATCCTGGAGATCCCGTCCATCGGTCTCAAACAGGTCGTCGTCGAAGGCACCACGGCGAAGCAACTCCGAAGCGGCCCCGGCCATGTGCGCAACACGTCCCTGCCCGGTGGGTTCGGCAACTCCGTGCTCATGGGCAAAGAGTGGTCGTACGGCGGCCCGTTCGGCGACATCGACCGGCTCAAGAACGGGCAGAAGATCCAGGTCACCACGCAGCAGGGCGAGTTCACGTACGTCGTCAGCGACAAGAAGCACGTCGGCAAAGGCGACGACGACGTCATCGCGCCCGGCGGCGACCACCGCCTCACGCTCGTGACCGCCGACTCCTGGATCCGGCCCGACGGCCGCACCGCCGTGATCGCCGACCTGCAAGGGCAGTTCCAGGTCGCCGAACCCGGCCGCACCCGCACGATCGGCGAGGAGGAGAAGGGCACCGGCGGCGAAGCCGGCGCCGGCATGGCCCTGCTGCTGTGGGCGCAGGCCTTCGCCGTCGTCTGCGGCGCGATGGCGTGGGCACTGCGCCGCTACGACCGCCGCGTCACCCTCGTCCTCGGCGTCCCCACCACCATCGCCGTGCTGTGGGCGCTTTATGACACCGCGTCACGTCTGCTTCCCGCCACATTGTGA
- a CDS encoding phosphate ABC transporter ATP-binding protein, whose amino-acid sequence MPGPRPAGRRASTLDARSVSAWFGTHKVLERVDLTMHANSVTALIGPSGCGKSTFLRILNRMHELVPSAQLAGEVLLDGEDIYDSSRRPIDTRRRVGMVFQKPNPFPTMSIYDNVISGLKLTGRRGVDKDTVVESALTRAGLWNEVRNRLRQPGGALSGGQQQRLCIARSLAVDPDVLLMDEPCSALDPTSTRRIEDTIAELREEVTIVIVTHNMQQAQRVSDNCAFFLAAEGTPGHIVESGATTDVFGAPRDPRTADYVAGRFG is encoded by the coding sequence GTGCCCGGCCCACGACCAGCCGGACGACGGGCGTCCACCCTGGACGCGCGAAGCGTCAGCGCGTGGTTCGGCACCCACAAGGTGCTCGAACGCGTCGACCTGACCATGCACGCGAACAGCGTCACCGCGCTGATCGGCCCGTCCGGATGCGGGAAGTCGACCTTCCTGCGCATCCTCAACCGCATGCACGAACTGGTCCCGTCCGCGCAACTGGCGGGCGAGGTCCTGCTCGACGGCGAGGACATCTACGACTCGTCCCGGCGCCCCATCGACACCCGCCGCCGCGTCGGCATGGTCTTCCAGAAGCCCAACCCGTTCCCGACCATGTCCATCTACGACAACGTCATCTCCGGCCTCAAGCTCACGGGCCGCCGAGGCGTCGACAAGGACACCGTCGTCGAATCCGCCCTCACCCGCGCCGGATTGTGGAACGAGGTGCGCAACCGCCTGCGGCAGCCCGGCGGCGCGCTCTCCGGCGGCCAGCAGCAGCGCCTGTGCATCGCCCGTTCGCTCGCGGTCGACCCGGACGTGCTGCTCATGGACGAGCCCTGCTCGGCCCTCGACCCGACCTCCACGCGCCGCATCGAGGACACCATCGCCGAACTGCGTGAAGAGGTCACGATCGTGATCGTCACGCACAACATGCAGCAGGCCCAACGCGTCTCCGACAACTGCGCGTTCTTCCTCGCGGCCGAGGGCACCCCCGGCCACATCGTCGAATCGGGCGCGACCACCGACGTGTTCGGCGCACCCCGCGACCCGAGGACGGCCGACTATGTCGCCGGCCGATTCGGATGA
- a CDS encoding PP2C family protein-serine/threonine phosphatase: MTLRRLWRSAGKPAIGPEPSPGDRQATVAAYAAIMAISLIDALVDPAVPGAVALGLVAPAAAGVCSKRQVTGVASVATATAVVLVWRFESTTLTSKCIHVTVVGALGVVALGVTSTRLRREAQLRHARSVAMTLQNAVLEPVPPRLPGLDLAGLYMAAEAETLVGGDFYAVVEGPYGVRMLIGDVRGKGLPAVHTAAALMGTFREVAYHEKDLTEVAARLEGRVHRLASERTGPPGERFATALVMAFDEPDTLRMITCGHTPPIMLRDGTATEMELPDIAPPLGLAPMFVDGVRYVEHEVPFRPGDTLIATTDGISEARDAEGRFYPAAARLAGWSQAWPQHIALHLYNDLRGHTGGPLQDDAAALVLQRPRREIPAGPRRRMPHLI; encoded by the coding sequence ATGACCCTCAGACGCCTGTGGCGCAGCGCCGGCAAACCGGCGATCGGCCCTGAGCCGTCGCCTGGTGACCGTCAGGCGACGGTGGCCGCGTATGCCGCGATCATGGCGATCTCGTTGATCGACGCGCTCGTCGATCCCGCGGTTCCGGGGGCGGTCGCGCTCGGGCTGGTCGCGCCGGCCGCGGCGGGTGTGTGCAGCAAGCGGCAGGTCACCGGGGTCGCTTCGGTGGCGACGGCCACGGCCGTGGTGCTGGTGTGGCGGTTCGAGTCGACGACGTTGACGTCGAAGTGCATCCACGTCACGGTCGTCGGCGCGCTGGGCGTCGTGGCGCTGGGGGTGACGTCGACGCGCCTGCGGCGTGAGGCGCAGCTGAGACACGCGCGTTCGGTCGCGATGACATTGCAGAACGCGGTGCTGGAGCCGGTGCCGCCGCGGCTGCCCGGGCTCGACCTGGCCGGGCTCTATATGGCGGCGGAGGCCGAGACCCTGGTCGGCGGCGACTTCTACGCGGTCGTCGAAGGTCCGTACGGCGTGCGGATGTTGATCGGGGACGTGCGCGGCAAGGGGCTTCCGGCGGTGCATACGGCCGCGGCGCTGATGGGGACGTTCCGTGAGGTCGCGTACCACGAGAAGGACCTGACGGAGGTCGCCGCGCGCCTCGAGGGACGGGTGCACCGGTTGGCGTCGGAGCGTACGGGCCCGCCGGGCGAGCGCTTCGCGACGGCGTTGGTGATGGCGTTCGACGAGCCGGACACCCTGCGGATGATCACGTGTGGGCACACGCCGCCGATCATGCTGCGCGACGGCACCGCGACCGAGATGGAATTGCCGGATATCGCCCCGCCGTTGGGCTTGGCGCCGATGTTCGTCGACGGCGTGCGCTACGTGGAGCACGAGGTGCCGTTCCGGCCCGGTGACACGTTGATCGCCACCACCGACGGCATCAGCGAGGCGCGGGACGCGGAGGGGCGGTTCTATCCGGCGGCGGCGCGGCTGGCGGGCTGGAGCCAGGCGTGGCCGCAGCACATCGCGCTGCACCTCTACAACGACCTGCGCGGGCACACCGGCGGGCCGCTCCAGGACGACGCCGCGGCCCTGGTGTTGCAGCGACCGCGCCGGGAGATTCCGGCGGGGCCGCGGCGGCGCATGCCGCATCTGATCTGA
- a CDS encoding DUF4328 domain-containing protein codes for MLCPACGTWSTQADRCSHCGAALAAPPPAPVPAGGSVPRPPVAPAPAYGQPVPGQGPYAQNPYAAAHPYAPPQQPMPGQMPPPGSAAPGQYGAAYGPYPAQAPYGTQPAPGFPGAGAYPGGPGVAGHGWRPPQPFQPLRGLATSLYVLLGVSAVGAAVSVVAYIMRALLLSDLIDDPDSVSGGDADNADNFVTAAAGFTGVVLLATVVVFCVWFHRARSNVDLFGPSRQRLAKGWAIGGWFCPVVWWWFPKLIAHDIWKASDPQAAERGGATPGRKPLLWVWWVLFVLALWSPVATAFLYPAEDDIVAEDAKDLRLADYVSSGTQVILVFAAIAAVLVVRRITAFQHAREAQAFAALGGPQGAPGAPMWSGAPMPGAVAGPGVPAAAQPAPAPAAPAPAAAPVSSAAPAGPPPMPTVAPTVPPPAQSSAAPAEAAAQPEATAQLAAQAPPVAAPPVEDDAVPAPAAARGTDGVERASESVAEPPRVPLAKAEPEPRPPAPAAEPWAEGTTTVTPAVADEAPAAGEPVADEVPPASSPTGATEVVSALPADAAPVVGPQAADEAHAADEAGASGGAEAGTTVLPAVSPVSGDGGDGTADAAPSVDRTESAERTEDGPVPAPRAEAGTVVLPVGGEDSVPNERGGDTPRP; via the coding sequence GTGCTCTGTCCCGCCTGCGGCACCTGGTCCACCCAGGCCGACCGCTGCTCGCACTGCGGTGCCGCGCTGGCCGCGCCGCCGCCGGCGCCCGTTCCCGCGGGCGGCTCGGTACCTCGGCCCCCGGTGGCGCCGGCGCCCGCCTACGGTCAGCCGGTTCCGGGACAGGGCCCGTACGCGCAGAACCCGTACGCGGCGGCGCATCCCTACGCTCCGCCCCAGCAGCCGATGCCGGGGCAGATGCCGCCTCCGGGGTCGGCGGCGCCGGGGCAGTACGGTGCGGCGTACGGCCCCTACCCCGCGCAGGCGCCGTACGGAACGCAGCCGGCACCGGGCTTCCCGGGTGCCGGGGCGTACCCGGGCGGGCCGGGTGTCGCGGGCCACGGCTGGCGGCCACCGCAGCCGTTCCAGCCGCTGCGCGGACTGGCGACGTCGCTGTACGTGCTCCTCGGGGTCTCCGCCGTAGGCGCGGCCGTGAGCGTCGTCGCGTACATCATGCGGGCCCTGCTGCTGAGCGATCTGATCGACGACCCGGACTCGGTGAGCGGCGGCGACGCCGACAACGCCGACAACTTCGTGACGGCGGCGGCGGGCTTCACCGGTGTCGTGCTGCTGGCGACCGTGGTGGTCTTCTGCGTCTGGTTCCACCGCGCGCGGTCCAACGTCGACCTGTTCGGTCCGTCGCGGCAGCGGCTCGCGAAGGGCTGGGCGATCGGTGGCTGGTTCTGCCCGGTCGTGTGGTGGTGGTTCCCGAAGCTGATCGCCCACGACATCTGGAAGGCGAGCGACCCGCAGGCGGCGGAGCGCGGCGGAGCGACGCCGGGCCGCAAGCCGTTGTTGTGGGTGTGGTGGGTGTTGTTCGTGCTGGCGCTGTGGTCGCCGGTGGCGACGGCGTTCCTGTACCCGGCGGAGGACGACATCGTCGCCGAGGACGCCAAGGACCTGCGGCTCGCGGACTACGTGTCGAGCGGTACGCAGGTGATCCTGGTGTTCGCCGCGATCGCCGCGGTGTTGGTGGTGCGGCGCATCACGGCGTTCCAACATGCCCGGGAGGCGCAGGCGTTCGCGGCGCTGGGCGGGCCGCAGGGGGCGCCGGGCGCACCGATGTGGAGCGGTGCTCCGATGCCCGGGGCCGTGGCCGGCCCGGGTGTGCCGGCCGCGGCGCAGCCCGCTCCGGCGCCTGCCGCGCCCGCCCCCGCTGCTGCTCCCGTCTCGAGCGCCGCGCCCGCCGGGCCGCCTCCGATGCCCACCGTGGCACCGACCGTGCCGCCGCCCGCGCAGTCCTCCGCCGCACCGGCCGAGGCCGCGGCGCAACCCGAGGCGACGGCGCAGCTCGCGGCGCAGGCGCCGCCGGTTGCCGCGCCGCCGGTGGAGGACGACGCCGTCCCGGCTCCGGCTGCCGCGCGGGGAACGGACGGCGTCGAACGGGCGAGCGAGAGCGTGGCCGAGCCGCCGCGTGTGCCGCTCGCGAAAGCGGAGCCCGAGCCCCGTCCCCCGGCGCCCGCGGCCGAGCCGTGGGCCGAGGGGACCACGACGGTGACCCCCGCGGTTGCCGACGAGGCCCCCGCGGCGGGTGAGCCGGTGGCGGACGAGGTTCCGCCCGCGAGTTCTCCGACCGGGGCAACCGAAGTAGTGTCGGCGCTCCCCGCCGACGCCGCGCCCGTCGTCGGGCCGCAGGCGGCTGACGAGGCACACGCGGCAGACGAGGCCGGAGCGTCCGGCGGGGCCGAGGCGGGTACGACGGTCCTTCCGGCGGTCTCGCCGGTCTCCGGTGACGGCGGCGACGGGACAGCCGATGCCGCGCCGTCCGTGGACCGGACCGAGTCGGCGGAGCGGACGGAGGACGGGCCGGTACCGGCTCCTCGGGCCGAGGCCGGAACGGTGGTCCTCCCCGTCGGCGGCGAGGACTCGGTGCCGAACGAGCGCGGGGGCGACACCCCGCGCCCGTAG
- a CDS encoding chorismate-binding protein, with translation MNRNTPPALAFFGGRLATGLRDVTDDPAALESRGFWAVAADFEGRVVCARFDDVREAPLPPAPWHGPARDAWTGSLDGDAYRDGVRRIREHIAAGEVYQVNLCRMLSATLPDPHRADITGLAARLARGNPAPHGGVIRLPDHGVHIASASPELYLRRRGAHVESGPIKGTGRTESDLLPKDYAENVMIVDLVRNDLGRTCRVGTVTVPDLCVVEKHPGLVHLVSLVDGRLAGGAGWPELLAATFPPGSVSGAPKSSALRIIRALEPVPRGPYCGAVGWVDADRREGELAVGIRSFFLDAEGRLCFGTGAGITYGSDPGREWDETELKAARLLAVAAGDAPPDRGGRTPHGTTVDNESKDVGHP, from the coding sequence GTGAACAGGAACACGCCACCCGCCCTCGCCTTCTTCGGTGGCCGACTCGCGACCGGACTGCGTGACGTCACCGACGACCCCGCCGCGCTCGAATCGCGCGGATTCTGGGCGGTGGCCGCCGACTTCGAGGGCCGCGTCGTGTGCGCCCGGTTCGACGACGTCCGCGAGGCCCCGCTGCCCCCGGCCCCCTGGCACGGCCCGGCGCGCGACGCGTGGACCGGTTCCCTGGACGGCGACGCCTACCGCGACGGCGTACGCCGCATCCGCGAGCACATCGCCGCCGGCGAGGTCTACCAGGTCAACCTCTGCCGCATGCTCAGCGCGACACTTCCCGATCCGCACCGCGCCGACATCACCGGCCTCGCGGCACGCCTCGCCCGCGGCAACCCGGCTCCACACGGCGGCGTCATACGCCTGCCGGACCACGGCGTGCACATCGCCAGCGCATCCCCCGAGCTGTATCTGCGGCGGCGCGGCGCGCACGTGGAGTCCGGCCCCATCAAGGGCACCGGCCGCACCGAGTCCGACCTGCTGCCCAAGGACTACGCCGAGAACGTGATGATCGTCGACCTGGTCCGCAACGACCTGGGCCGCACCTGCCGCGTCGGCACCGTCACCGTCCCCGACCTGTGCGTCGTCGAGAAACACCCCGGGCTCGTCCACCTCGTCTCGCTCGTCGACGGACGCCTCGCCGGCGGTGCCGGGTGGCCCGAACTGCTCGCCGCGACCTTCCCGCCCGGATCCGTCAGCGGCGCCCCCAAATCCAGCGCGCTGCGCATCATCCGCGCCCTCGAACCGGTCCCGCGCGGCCCCTACTGCGGTGCGGTCGGCTGGGTCGACGCCGACCGTCGCGAGGGCGAACTCGCCGTCGGCATACGCAGCTTCTTCCTCGACGCCGAGGGCCGCCTGTGTTTCGGCACGGGAGCCGGCATCACGTACGGTTCCGACCCCGGGCGCGAATGGGACGAGACCGAACTCAAGGCGGCCCGCCTGCTGGCCGTCGCGGCGGGCGACGCTCCGCCCGACCGGGGCGGCCGAACACCGCACGGCACGACCGTGGACAACGAGAGCAAGGACGTGGGGCACCCGTGA
- a CDS encoding aminotransferase class IV, which produces MKIWLGDSTGGGLVHEEDASVSVLDHGFTVGDGVFETMKAVGGQAFALTRHLARLTRSARGLGLPDPDLGLVREACAEVLGANPLDGVGRLRVTYTGGVAPLGSDRGAAPATLVVALGAAATRPPTTAVVTVPWTRNENAPTTGLKTTSYADNVVMIARATRQGASEALFANTAGLLCEGTGSNVFVGIGGRLLTPRTESGCLAGITRALVLEWTGAEEADLPFAALGEADEVFLTSSLRDVQPVHRVDARELPAPGPLTRAAAEAFATRSGADIDP; this is translated from the coding sequence GTGAAGATTTGGCTCGGCGACAGCACCGGCGGTGGACTCGTCCACGAAGAGGACGCCTCCGTCTCCGTACTCGACCACGGATTCACCGTCGGCGACGGCGTGTTCGAGACCATGAAGGCGGTCGGCGGGCAAGCCTTCGCCCTCACCCGCCACTTGGCCCGCCTCACCCGCTCCGCGCGCGGCCTCGGCCTGCCCGACCCCGACCTCGGCCTGGTCCGCGAGGCCTGCGCCGAAGTGCTCGGCGCCAACCCGCTCGACGGGGTCGGACGCCTGCGGGTCACCTACACCGGCGGCGTCGCCCCGCTCGGCTCCGACCGCGGTGCCGCGCCCGCGACACTCGTCGTGGCGCTGGGGGCCGCGGCGACGCGTCCGCCGACCACCGCCGTCGTCACCGTCCCGTGGACCCGCAACGAGAACGCCCCGACGACGGGCCTGAAGACGACGAGTTACGCCGACAACGTCGTCATGATCGCCCGCGCCACCCGGCAGGGCGCGTCCGAGGCGCTCTTCGCCAACACCGCCGGACTGCTGTGCGAAGGCACCGGATCCAACGTGTTCGTCGGCATCGGCGGCCGACTCCTCACCCCGCGAACGGAATCCGGCTGCCTCGCGGGCATCACCCGCGCCCTCGTCCTGGAATGGACCGGTGCCGAGGAAGCCGACCTGCCGTTCGCGGCCCTCGGGGAGGCCGACGAGGTCTTCCTCACCTCGTCACTTCGCGACGTGCAGCCCGTACACCGCGTCGACGCCCGCGAGTTGCCCGCCCCCGGCCCGCTCACCCGGGCCGCGGCGGAGGCCTTCGCGACCCGGTCCGGCGCCGACATCGACCCGTGA
- a CDS encoding GNAT family N-acetyltransferase — MTTTLRPAPSTGQVHADTGDWYAICANGRPIGRLHLADTGRWGDTTGWIDHVEVIASRRRRGHGCVALLAAEEILRRRGCGRVAVEVPEGNLPVLRLAMSLGYVFDSHYLLARVRGGADAVRTPPEPPPGFTVSEMSPAEHDTWRDGARRHYVDILTGAGWSPRHAEARAAARLSGGDRVAHVLRAPDGHPAGLVWWDMASTVPGRAEVRAFWVPEAWRGHGHGTFLLRTAEHFAYGAGLGELGVELVGPARAARHTAVGLGYRTQSRHLGKAIL; from the coding sequence GTGACCACGACACTGCGGCCCGCACCATCGACCGGCCAGGTCCACGCCGACACCGGGGACTGGTACGCGATTTGCGCCAACGGCCGCCCCATCGGCCGCCTGCACCTGGCCGACACCGGACGCTGGGGCGACACCACCGGCTGGATCGACCACGTCGAGGTCATCGCCTCCCGGCGCCGCCGCGGCCACGGCTGCGTCGCCCTGCTCGCCGCCGAGGAGATCCTGCGTCGGCGCGGCTGTGGCCGCGTCGCGGTCGAAGTCCCCGAGGGCAACCTGCCGGTCCTGCGCCTCGCGATGTCGCTGGGCTACGTCTTCGACAGCCACTACCTCCTCGCCCGCGTCCGGGGCGGCGCCGACGCCGTCCGCACACCGCCCGAACCACCGCCGGGCTTCACGGTCTCCGAGATGTCGCCGGCCGAACACGACACGTGGCGCGACGGCGCGCGCCGGCACTACGTCGACATCCTCACCGGAGCGGGCTGGTCGCCGCGGCACGCCGAGGCGCGCGCCGCCGCCCGGCTGTCCGGCGGCGACCGCGTCGCGCACGTCCTCCGCGCCCCGGACGGACACCCCGCCGGCCTGGTGTGGTGGGACATGGCGTCGACGGTCCCCGGCCGGGCCGAGGTCCGCGCGTTCTGGGTGCCTGAGGCCTGGCGCGGCCACGGCCACGGCACGTTCCTCCTCCGCACCGCCGAACACTTCGCGTACGGTGCCGGGCTCGGCGAACTCGGCGTCGAACTCGTCGGCCCGGCCCGGGCCGCGCGCCACACCGCCGTCGGCCTCGGCTACCGCACGCAGTCGCGCCACCTCGGCAAGGCGATCCTCTGA
- a CDS encoding DsbA family protein, which yields MTASVPPHLDFWCDLQCPDCRAALADVAALRGRFGPELVVELRHFPLEKHKNAHLAGQAAEEARAQGSLWPFVEAVLARTDELAAAKGAAVEGFLVEAARSVGLDADEVELALIDGRHILQVDADDIEGSAIGVKVTPTYGVGGKLLDGRRDRTGLRARVEALLAG from the coding sequence ATGACCGCTTCCGTACCGCCGCACCTGGATTTCTGGTGTGACCTGCAATGTCCCGACTGCCGTGCGGCCTTGGCCGACGTGGCCGCGCTACGCGGCCGGTTCGGCCCCGAACTCGTCGTGGAACTGAGGCACTTCCCGCTGGAGAAGCACAAGAACGCACACCTCGCCGGGCAGGCGGCGGAGGAGGCACGGGCGCAGGGTTCGCTGTGGCCCTTCGTCGAGGCCGTCCTGGCGCGCACCGACGAGCTGGCCGCGGCGAAGGGCGCCGCGGTGGAGGGGTTCCTCGTCGAGGCGGCCCGCTCGGTCGGTCTCGACGCCGACGAGGTGGAGCTGGCGCTCATCGACGGGCGCCACATTCTGCAGGTCGACGCCGATGACATCGAGGGGTCGGCGATCGGGGTCAAGGTGACGCCGACGTACGGGGTCGGGGGCAAACTGCTGGACGGCCGCCGGGACCGGACGGGGCTGCGGGCGCGGGTCGAGGCGCTGCTCGCGGGCTGA
- a CDS encoding SsgA family sporulation/cell division regulator, producing the protein MNTTVSCELHLRLVVSAESSLPVPAGLRYDSSDPYAVHATFHTGADETVDWVFARDLLAEGLRQPSGTGDVRVWPSRSHGQGIVCIALSSPEGEALLEAPARALESFLKRTNAAVAPGAEHRYFDLDRELSQILAES; encoded by the coding sequence ATGAACACCACGGTCAGCTGCGAGCTGCACCTGCGCCTCGTCGTCTCCGCCGAGTCTTCGCTTCCCGTCCCCGCGGGACTGCGCTACGACTCGTCGGACCCCTACGCGGTGCATGCCACTTTCCACACCGGCGCGGATGAGACGGTCGACTGGGTGTTCGCCCGCGACCTCCTCGCCGAGGGGCTGCGCCAGCCCTCCGGTACCGGTGATGTCCGGGTGTGGCCGTCCCGAAGCCACGGTCAGGGCATCGTCTGCATCGCGCTGAGCTCCCCGGAGGGCGAAGCGCTTCTCGAGGCCCCCGCGCGGGCTCTCGAATCGTTCCTCAAGCGCACCAACGCCGCGGTCGCGCCCGGTGCCGAACACCGGTACTTCGATCTCGACCGCGAGCTGTCGCAGATCCTCGCCGAGAGCTGA